A DNA window from Thermoanaerobaculia bacterium contains the following coding sequences:
- a CDS encoding histidine kinase, translated as MRTAFPRAPAWRRLGCALTMALGVALLLSSEWTPGPSPLLLRTVLLGLVGVWVFGLFERWPRRLPRWLSRWVLQVVGVGVAMPTTTVTVYLLSTRTGAPAFWLDPGRMDGWMMLTFLSILLAPWMALGALLRQKEAFARHQALAFELERSKLERQALDARLHLLQAQVAPHFLFNTLANVQALVDAGSPRAAIVLRSLIAYLRAAVPLLHEPTTTLGREVQLVEAYLALMHMRMPDRLRFELHVDESAVRLRCPPATLLTLVENAVRHGIDPSEEGGSITIEVQRRGERCLIRVSDSGVGLRQTDQGLGTGLATLREGLQLLFGDDASLRVRALEPRGVRAELELPAREEAR; from the coding sequence ATGCGCACGGCGTTCCCTCGAGCTCCCGCATGGCGACGCCTCGGGTGCGCGCTCACCATGGCGCTCGGCGTCGCCCTGCTGCTGAGTTCGGAGTGGACGCCGGGCCCGTCGCCGCTTCTCCTGCGCACAGTGCTGCTCGGACTGGTGGGCGTCTGGGTGTTTGGGCTTTTCGAGCGCTGGCCGAGGCGGCTGCCGCGCTGGCTGTCGCGCTGGGTGCTGCAGGTCGTCGGCGTCGGCGTGGCGATGCCGACGACGACCGTCACGGTCTACCTCCTCTCGACGCGGACCGGCGCACCGGCTTTCTGGCTCGACCCGGGCCGGATGGACGGCTGGATGATGCTCACCTTTCTCAGCATCCTGCTGGCGCCGTGGATGGCACTCGGCGCGCTGCTGCGCCAGAAAGAGGCGTTCGCCCGGCATCAGGCACTCGCCTTCGAGCTCGAGAGGAGCAAGCTCGAGCGCCAGGCGCTGGACGCGCGACTCCACCTCCTCCAGGCGCAGGTCGCGCCACACTTCCTGTTCAACACCCTCGCCAACGTGCAGGCGCTGGTCGATGCGGGATCGCCGCGCGCAGCGATCGTACTGCGAAGTCTCATCGCCTATCTGCGCGCCGCCGTCCCGTTGCTCCACGAGCCCACGACGACGCTCGGCCGGGAAGTACAGCTCGTCGAGGCGTACCTTGCGCTGATGCACATGCGCATGCCCGATCGTCTGCGCTTCGAGCTTCACGTCGACGAGTCGGCAGTCCGGCTGCGGTGCCCGCCGGCGACGCTCCTGACATTGGTGGAGAACGCCGTGCGCCACGGCATCGACCCAAGTGAGGAGGGCGGCTCGATCACCATCGAAGTGCAACGGCGGGGCGAGCGTTGTCTCATCCGCGTCAGCGACAGCGGCGTCGGCCTGCGGCAGACGGACCAGGGACTGGGGACGGGCCTCGCCACCCTGCGCGAGGGTCTGCAGCTCCTGTTCGGCGACGACGCTTCGTTGCGTGTGCGCGCGCTCGAGCCGCGCGGCGTCCGTGCCGAGCTCGAACTGCCGGCGCGCGAGGAGGCGCGTTGA
- a CDS encoding amidohydrolase family protein, whose amino-acid sequence MRRGLLIPSLMFASACALGAGAPVGAANPTPDETELREIKEVLWPRAYREGDAALLDRLLAEEFRLIDPNGEWSDKATELAHVARSKWINRSFRFEIRRLEVFENGTAVVAGRGVVVGPESDPDGGYQYQSSNVLIRRAGRWQAIASHVSGFRTLSPEELAAEGVAVGAPPGTAPVPPPAPARSAPRAGSATSPEKTSALFDHHVHLLGPDLLRDWKSLGVPFSRPDEVYLSARTLLAEGGAEPAVVEGVALVSMAHMYGRSGFRAEMGLSLEEERTRAARENDHVVREAARTPGRAVAFCSVAVLRPYAEAELDRCHAELHAAGVKLHLAASDVDLADANHLEVVGRILARAEERGQPVLLHVDPQRRGLVAADIAHFARTVLAPRRELTLLVAHLGGSGGYGPWTRQVFGTLVDWLEERRAAGDPRPRVFFDTSAVILEKESEGVPPTTTEEASALGADLRRAGLGRIVLGSDHPVFDPRRTLALLTERAGLTPGELATIAANRPLDP is encoded by the coding sequence ATGAGAAGAGGGCTACTGATTCCGTCGCTGATGTTCGCGTCCGCCTGCGCGCTCGGAGCCGGCGCCCCGGTCGGTGCTGCGAACCCGACTCCCGACGAAACCGAGCTGCGCGAGATCAAGGAGGTCCTCTGGCCGCGCGCCTATCGCGAGGGGGACGCCGCACTTCTCGACCGGCTCCTGGCCGAGGAGTTCCGGCTGATCGACCCCAACGGTGAGTGGTCCGACAAGGCGACCGAGCTCGCCCACGTGGCGCGGAGCAAGTGGATCAACCGTTCCTTCCGCTTCGAGATCCGGCGCCTCGAAGTGTTCGAGAACGGCACTGCGGTCGTCGCCGGGCGCGGCGTGGTCGTCGGGCCCGAGTCCGATCCCGACGGCGGCTATCAGTATCAGTCGTCGAATGTCCTGATCCGCCGCGCCGGCCGCTGGCAGGCGATCGCTTCACATGTCTCCGGTTTCCGGACGCTCTCCCCCGAAGAGCTCGCGGCCGAAGGCGTCGCGGTCGGAGCTCCTCCCGGCACCGCCCCGGTGCCGCCCCCCGCGCCCGCGAGGTCCGCACCACGCGCCGGCAGCGCAACGAGCCCGGAGAAAACGTCGGCATTGTTCGACCACCACGTCCACCTGCTCGGTCCCGATCTGCTGCGCGACTGGAAGTCGCTCGGCGTCCCCTTCTCGCGCCCCGACGAGGTTTACCTGTCGGCGAGGACGTTGCTCGCAGAGGGGGGTGCCGAACCGGCCGTGGTCGAGGGGGTCGCCCTCGTCTCGATGGCACACATGTACGGTCGCTCGGGATTTCGCGCCGAGATGGGGCTCTCGCTCGAGGAGGAGCGGACCCGTGCGGCACGCGAGAACGACCATGTGGTCCGCGAGGCGGCGCGCACGCCCGGAAGGGCGGTCGCCTTCTGCTCGGTGGCGGTGCTGCGCCCCTATGCCGAGGCGGAGCTCGATCGCTGCCACGCCGAGCTCCACGCCGCCGGCGTCAAACTCCACCTCGCCGCCTCCGACGTCGACCTCGCGGACGCCAACCACCTCGAGGTGGTCGGCCGCATTCTCGCGCGCGCCGAGGAGCGCGGCCAGCCCGTGCTGCTCCACGTCGACCCGCAGCGGCGTGGCCTGGTGGCGGCAGACATCGCGCACTTCGCGCGCACGGTGCTCGCGCCGCGGCGCGAGCTGACGCTCCTCGTGGCCCACCTCGGTGGCAGCGGCGGCTACGGGCCGTGGACCCGGCAGGTCTTTGGGACCCTCGTCGACTGGCTCGAGGAGCGCCGCGCCGCCGGAGATCCGCGGCCGCGGGTCTTCTTCGACACCTCGGCGGTGATCCTCGAGAAGGAGTCCGAAGGAGTGCCACCGACGACAACGGAAGAGGCTTCCGCGCTCGGCGCGGACCTGCGTCGCGCCGGTCTCGGGCGGATCGTCCTCGGCAGTGACCACCCCGTTTTCGATCCGCGCCGCACTCTCGCCCTGCTCACCGAACGCGCCGGACTCACCCCCGGCGAGCTCGCGACGATCGCCGCCAACCGCCCGCTCGACCCCTGA
- a CDS encoding alpha/beta hydrolase, translating to MRPREAVVHSLTQDGDLRERIPLARDPSGTQRTAARPVGGWRRALEGVALRALAGFSREAAVRRGARLLLEPPRRPLTEAERAVFALARRESAPTAAGEFPIWVWQGASYRPPTVLLVHDWGGRAADLAAFVAPLRREGARVVAFDAPAHGEASGHQLDVIELAAMVAALLRRHSEWAPPRGIVAHGFGALAATLAVATGGRAERLVYLAAAENFDPYLDSFRRETGLDEELLESVRQCVERRVGRTLESVRGARLARELERPLLAFHDADDAEVDWEHSRRLVDRWTGARLVRTFGLGHRGLLQRDAVVAATVEHLMAEPTASGGAARGGG from the coding sequence GTGAGGCCGCGCGAGGCGGTGGTCCATTCGCTGACGCAGGATGGCGATCTTCGGGAGAGGATTCCGCTGGCGCGGGACCCCTCGGGCACGCAACGCACGGCTGCGCGCCCGGTCGGCGGCTGGCGGCGAGCTCTCGAAGGAGTGGCGCTGCGTGCTCTCGCCGGATTCTCTCGTGAAGCCGCGGTCCGGCGCGGCGCTCGACTCCTGCTCGAGCCGCCGCGCCGGCCGCTCACGGAGGCCGAGCGCGCCGTTTTCGCGCTCGCCCGGCGCGAAAGTGCGCCGACGGCGGCCGGGGAGTTCCCGATCTGGGTCTGGCAGGGGGCCTCGTATCGGCCACCGACGGTGCTGCTGGTTCACGACTGGGGCGGGCGCGCTGCGGACCTCGCGGCCTTCGTCGCACCGCTGCGCCGCGAAGGTGCGCGGGTGGTGGCGTTCGATGCCCCGGCGCACGGCGAGGCGTCCGGGCACCAGCTCGACGTGATCGAGCTCGCCGCGATGGTGGCCGCCCTGTTGCGCCGCCATTCGGAGTGGGCGCCGCCGCGCGGCATCGTCGCGCACGGTTTCGGTGCGCTGGCCGCGACCCTCGCGGTGGCGACCGGCGGTCGCGCGGAGCGTCTCGTCTACCTCGCCGCGGCGGAGAATTTCGATCCCTACCTCGACTCGTTCCGTCGCGAGACCGGACTCGACGAAGAGCTGCTCGAGAGCGTGCGCCAATGTGTCGAGCGGCGGGTCGGGCGGACGCTCGAGTCGGTCCGCGGGGCCAGGCTGGCCCGCGAGCTGGAGCGACCGCTCCTCGCCTTTCACGACGCCGACGACGCCGAGGTCGACTGGGAGCACTCGCGAAGGTTGGTGGACCGGTGGACCGGCGCACGTCTCGTGCGGACTTTCGGCCTGGGCCACCGCGGTCTGCTGCAGCGCGACGCGGTTGTGGCGGCAACGGTTGAGCACCTCATGGCCGAGCCCACCGCGAGCGGTGGAGCTGCCAGGGGAGGGGGCTGA
- a CDS encoding M20/M25/M40 family metallo-hydrolase, which produces MAAFASLAPASGAYARPADPADFAAIRREVAARHDENVQRLRDWIALPSIAAESLNFPAGAEHMAKLAREAEFQQVTVLETDGKPGVFATLDAGAAKTVGLYFMYDVKQYDPAEWTSPPLEARMVEKPGLGRAMVGRGAVNQKGPQAALLAALHAIRGAGRKLPVNLVLVAEGEEEIGSPHIGQLVLRPEVQAAFAKCSGVFMPGAGQDPDGNVTVSLGAKGVVELELVASGETWGRGPSKDVHSSLKAMVDSPAWRLVKALDTLVSADGNTITIDGYPQPRPISAEERAMVAAATERRSEEKAKKLLGVQHWIDDLPWREANERLVSQPTVNIQGLVGGYTGPGGKTILPHRAVAKIDLRLVPDMTKAGAVAALQAHLAKRGFGDIEVNVTGGYDPTSTAAAAPLIQAQIAVLKRAGIDPLVWPRNAGSYPGFVFTDAPLALPSGHFGLGHGSGAHAPDEYFLIDSTNPKVQGFDGATMSYVEYLYELAK; this is translated from the coding sequence ATGGCGGCGTTCGCCTCCCTGGCTCCCGCGAGCGGCGCCTACGCCAGGCCGGCCGATCCTGCGGACTTCGCCGCCATCCGGCGCGAGGTCGCGGCACGGCACGACGAGAACGTCCAACGCTTGCGGGACTGGATCGCGCTGCCGTCGATCGCGGCCGAGAGCCTGAACTTTCCCGCCGGCGCGGAGCACATGGCGAAGCTCGCGCGGGAGGCCGAATTCCAGCAGGTGACGGTTCTCGAGACCGATGGCAAGCCGGGCGTCTTCGCGACGCTCGACGCCGGTGCGGCGAAGACCGTCGGGCTCTACTTCATGTACGACGTCAAGCAGTACGATCCCGCCGAGTGGACGTCGCCGCCGCTCGAAGCGCGGATGGTGGAGAAGCCCGGGCTCGGGCGGGCGATGGTCGGACGCGGTGCGGTCAATCAGAAGGGTCCCCAGGCGGCGCTCCTCGCAGCGCTGCACGCGATTCGCGGCGCCGGCCGCAAGCTCCCGGTGAACCTCGTGCTGGTCGCCGAGGGCGAGGAGGAGATCGGCTCGCCGCACATCGGCCAGCTGGTCCTGCGTCCCGAGGTGCAGGCTGCCTTTGCCAAGTGCTCGGGCGTCTTCATGCCCGGAGCGGGGCAGGACCCCGACGGCAACGTGACGGTGAGCCTCGGCGCCAAGGGCGTGGTCGAGCTCGAGTTGGTGGCGAGCGGCGAGACCTGGGGGCGCGGTCCGTCGAAGGACGTCCACTCCTCGCTCAAGGCGATGGTGGACAGCCCGGCCTGGCGGCTGGTCAAGGCGCTCGACACACTGGTCTCCGCGGACGGCAACACGATCACCATCGACGGCTATCCGCAGCCGCGGCCGATCAGCGCCGAGGAGCGCGCGATGGTCGCCGCAGCCACCGAGCGGCGCAGCGAGGAGAAGGCGAAGAAGCTCCTCGGCGTGCAGCACTGGATCGACGATCTGCCCTGGCGCGAGGCCAACGAGCGCCTGGTGTCGCAGCCGACGGTGAACATCCAGGGGCTGGTGGGGGGCTACACCGGGCCGGGTGGCAAGACCATCCTGCCGCACCGCGCAGTGGCGAAGATCGACCTGCGACTGGTGCCCGACATGACGAAGGCCGGCGCGGTGGCGGCGCTCCAGGCGCATCTCGCGAAGCGCGGCTTCGGGGACATCGAAGTGAACGTGACCGGCGGCTACGACCCGACGAGCACGGCGGCCGCAGCGCCGCTCATCCAGGCGCAGATCGCCGTGCTGAAGCGCGCCGGAATCGACCCGCTCGTCTGGCCCAGGAACGCCGGCTCCTACCCCGGCTTCGTCTTCACCGACGCGCCGCTCGCGCTCCCCTCGGGCCACTTCGGCCTGGGCCACGGCAGCGGCGCCCACGCCCCGGACGAGTACTTCCTCATCGACTCCACGAACCCGAAGGTGCAGGGCTTCGACGGCGCGACGATGTCGTACGTCGAGTACCTCTACGAGCTGGCGAAGTAA
- a CDS encoding NAD(P)-dependent alcohol dehydrogenase yields the protein MSETVRETQPESAGVAAKSYEARAYAAASASSTLAPTTIRRRTPGPKDVQIDVLYCGVCHSDLHQVRDEWHNSMPTTYPCVPGHEIVGRVVAVGSDVRNFREGDVAAVGCLVDSCRTCPACLDHEEQFCAGPATFTYNSSDPHIGGVTYGGYSNSLVVDEAFTLKVPNGLDLAGAAPLLCAGITTYSPLKHWNVREGQKVGVVGLGGLGHMAVKIARALGARVVVFTTSPGKAEDAVRLGAHDVVISTRAGELEKHAGSFDFILDTVSALHDLNPYFGLLKRNGTLTMVGAPETPLGVGVIHLIFGRKRFAGSLIGGIRETQEMLEFCGEHGITADIELTPIAKINDAFDRLLRSDVKYRFVIDMASLK from the coding sequence ATGAGCGAGACCGTTCGAGAGACGCAGCCGGAATCCGCAGGAGTGGCAGCGAAGAGTTACGAGGCCCGCGCCTACGCGGCGGCGAGCGCGAGCTCGACGCTCGCGCCCACCACCATCCGGCGCCGCACCCCGGGACCGAAAGACGTGCAGATCGACGTCCTCTATTGCGGCGTCTGCCACTCGGATCTGCATCAGGTCCGCGACGAATGGCACAACTCGATGCCGACTACCTACCCGTGCGTCCCGGGTCACGAGATCGTCGGCCGCGTCGTCGCGGTGGGCAGCGACGTCCGCAACTTCAGGGAGGGCGACGTCGCGGCGGTGGGCTGCCTGGTCGACTCCTGTCGCACCTGCCCCGCCTGTCTCGATCACGAGGAGCAGTTCTGCGCCGGGCCCGCGACCTTTACCTACAACTCTTCCGACCCCCACATCGGCGGAGTCACCTACGGCGGCTACTCGAACAGCCTGGTGGTCGATGAGGCGTTCACGCTCAAAGTTCCGAACGGGCTCGACCTTGCCGGAGCCGCGCCGCTTCTCTGCGCCGGCATCACGACCTACTCACCGCTCAAGCACTGGAACGTTCGCGAAGGCCAGAAGGTCGGCGTGGTGGGCCTCGGTGGACTCGGGCACATGGCAGTCAAGATCGCCCGTGCGCTCGGCGCCCGGGTCGTCGTATTCACCACCTCGCCGGGCAAGGCCGAGGACGCCGTCCGCCTCGGCGCCCACGACGTCGTGATCTCGACCCGTGCTGGCGAACTGGAGAAGCATGCCGGCAGCTTCGACTTCATCCTCGACACCGTCTCGGCGCTGCACGACCTGAATCCCTACTTCGGCCTGCTGAAGCGCAACGGGACGCTGACGATGGTCGGGGCTCCGGAAACTCCGCTCGGAGTCGGCGTGATCCACCTCATTTTCGGGCGCAAGCGCTTCGCTGGCTCGCTCATCGGCGGCATCCGCGAGACGCAGGAGATGCTCGAGTTCTGCGGCGAGCATGGGATCACCGCCGACATCGAGCTCACTCCCATCGCGAAGATCAACGACGCTTTCGACCGGCTGCTGAGGAGCGACGTCAAGTACCGCTTCGTCATCGACATGGCGAGCCTGAAGTAG
- a CDS encoding PAS domain S-box protein, which yields MEDSALVEPAFVTTLSHAAADPFRLLVEAVKDYGIFMLDPAGNVTSWNPGAEKSNGYPSAEILGRHVSCFYTAEDIAAGKPAHGLEVALAEGRFEEETLCLRKNGEPFWAIVTITSIHDSFGQHVGFANVTRDITERKEAEESLRKSERLTRNLLEHLPHRILVKNRDSVMTFCNARYAADLGLTPAEIVGKTASDFHPPQLAAAYRADDEAVMELGIMRDLEEPYSTASSTGWVHTVKVPYRDEAGEIVGVLVVFEDITERKQLEENLRQSQRLEAIGHLAGGVAHDFNNLLGVISGYGEIAHSRLSGDDPLLEDVGQILKATERASGLTRQLLAFGRKQVLQPRNLDLNATISDLERMLSRLLGESIELTTALTPDLGRVQADPGQIEQVLMNLVLNARDAMPEGGRITIATGNVELESGTWPGGSLALSGACVQIAVSDTGVGMDAATLSRIFEPYFTTKEPGKGTGLGLATVHGIVVQSGGAIRVQSEPGKGTTFEILLPRLDETSALSDEEAPAPLRSGRETVLLVEDETPFRELLRRVLESNGYTVLVAVDGREALALAAAHGGTIELLLTDMILPGLSGSRIAECLVEDRPGLKVVYISGHSQEAVAKNGMSGPGRAFLSKPFRLDTLLRRVRDLLDAA from the coding sequence ATGGAAGACAGTGCCCTCGTCGAACCCGCCTTCGTGACCACCCTCAGCCACGCCGCTGCCGATCCGTTCCGCCTGCTGGTCGAAGCGGTCAAGGACTACGGCATCTTCATGCTGGACCCGGCCGGAAATGTCACGAGCTGGAACCCGGGCGCCGAGAAGAGCAACGGCTATCCGTCCGCCGAGATCCTCGGTCGGCACGTCTCCTGTTTCTACACCGCTGAGGACATCGCGGCCGGAAAGCCCGCGCACGGCCTCGAGGTCGCGCTGGCGGAGGGACGATTCGAGGAAGAGACGCTCTGCCTGCGCAAGAACGGTGAGCCCTTCTGGGCGATCGTGACGATCACCAGCATCCACGACTCGTTCGGCCAGCATGTCGGATTCGCCAACGTCACCCGCGACATCACGGAGCGCAAGGAGGCCGAGGAATCGCTGCGCAAGAGCGAGCGGCTGACGCGCAACCTGCTCGAGCACCTGCCCCACCGGATCCTGGTCAAGAACCGCGACTCCGTCATGACCTTCTGCAATGCGCGCTATGCCGCGGACCTCGGGCTCACTCCCGCCGAGATCGTCGGCAAGACCGCCTCCGACTTTCACCCACCGCAGCTCGCCGCGGCCTACCGCGCAGACGACGAGGCGGTGATGGAGCTCGGGATCATGAGGGACCTGGAGGAGCCGTACTCGACCGCCTCGAGCACGGGCTGGGTGCATACCGTGAAGGTCCCCTACCGGGACGAGGCGGGAGAGATCGTCGGCGTCCTCGTCGTCTTCGAGGACATCACCGAGCGCAAGCAACTGGAAGAGAATCTGCGCCAATCCCAGCGCCTGGAGGCGATCGGCCATCTCGCCGGCGGCGTCGCGCACGACTTCAACAACCTCCTCGGAGTCATTTCGGGCTACGGCGAGATCGCCCACAGCCGGCTGTCCGGCGACGACCCGTTGCTGGAGGACGTGGGTCAGATCCTCAAGGCCACCGAGCGCGCTTCCGGCCTCACCCGGCAGCTGCTCGCTTTCGGCCGCAAGCAGGTTCTGCAACCGCGCAACCTCGACTTGAACGCCACCATCTCCGATCTCGAGCGCATGCTCTCGCGGCTCCTCGGCGAGAGCATCGAGCTCACGACGGCGCTCACGCCCGATCTGGGACGCGTCCAGGCCGACCCCGGGCAGATCGAGCAGGTGCTGATGAACCTCGTCCTCAATGCGCGCGATGCCATGCCGGAGGGCGGGCGAATCACCATCGCGACCGGGAACGTGGAGCTCGAATCGGGGACGTGGCCCGGCGGCTCGCTCGCGCTCTCGGGTGCCTGCGTGCAGATTGCAGTCAGCGACACCGGCGTGGGCATGGACGCAGCGACCCTGTCGCGGATCTTCGAGCCCTACTTCACCACCAAGGAGCCGGGCAAAGGAACGGGCCTCGGTCTCGCCACCGTGCACGGCATCGTCGTGCAGAGCGGCGGCGCGATCCGAGTCCAGAGCGAGCCCGGAAAGGGAACGACGTTCGAGATCCTCCTGCCGCGCCTCGACGAGACGAGTGCCCTGTCCGACGAGGAGGCGCCGGCGCCGCTCCGGAGCGGCCGGGAGACCGTTCTCCTGGTGGAGGACGAGACGCCCTTCCGGGAGCTGTTGCGGCGCGTTCTGGAGTCCAACGGCTATACCGTCCTGGTCGCGGTGGACGGCCGCGAAGCCCTGGCGCTCGCCGCAGCGCATGGCGGCACGATCGAGCTGCTGCTCACCGACATGATCCTCCCCGGGCTGTCCGGATCCAGGATCGCCGAGTGCCTGGTGGAGGATCGGCCGGGGCTCAAGGTGGTCTACATCTCCGGGCACAGCCAGGAGGCCGTGGCGAAGAACGGCATGTCCGGTCCGGGCAGGGCCTTTCTGAGCAAGCCTTTCCGCCTCGATACCCTTCTGCGCAGGGTGCGGGACCTCCTGGACGCGGCCTGA
- a CDS encoding transglycosylase SLT domain-containing protein, with translation MANQPIQPCESLLLAALAVACLAATTTGCGKPADAPALTSSDPAADAPLPTPAYESALPEGVREHLAEPFTGDLDQMVARRLVRVGVAANRTFYFVDRGTQRGAAFEMGVAFEDYLNKRLGTKPATKVNVVFVPLPRDQMGTALIDGKVDLVLAQVIVRPELQAMVDFSDPVRTNVSEVVVAGPGAPAIATVDDLSGKEIYARRLSSAWKAVEELNEQFAAKGLPPVVLREVPGNLEDDDLLEMANAGIIPLVITHDYLAEFWQKVFTQITVHAAVAVRTGATIAVPLRKNSPKLAAELNAFVAGNGLGTAFGNVIAKRYLVNTTFAKSATSEAERQKFLELAQFFKKYSDQYQMDYILMAAQGYQESRLDPNAKSQVGAIGVMQVMPATGKELAVGDIRVTENNIHAGVKYMRFMIDRYYKDEPMDQLNKGLFAFASYNAGPARVRQLRQEAGKRGLDPNVWFGNVEQIASERIGRETVTYVANIYKYYVAYTLILEDRTRREASKRAVEARSK, from the coding sequence ATGGCGAACCAGCCGATCCAACCCTGCGAGAGCCTGTTGCTGGCCGCTCTCGCCGTCGCGTGCCTGGCCGCCACGACGACCGGATGCGGCAAGCCCGCAGACGCCCCGGCACTGACGTCGTCCGATCCTGCCGCCGACGCACCGCTGCCGACGCCGGCCTACGAGTCCGCCCTGCCCGAAGGGGTGCGGGAACACCTCGCCGAGCCGTTCACCGGCGATCTGGATCAGATGGTGGCGCGCCGCCTCGTCCGCGTCGGGGTCGCCGCCAACCGGACCTTCTATTTCGTGGACAGAGGGACGCAGCGCGGCGCCGCCTTCGAAATGGGCGTGGCTTTCGAGGACTACCTGAACAAGAGGCTCGGGACGAAACCCGCGACCAAGGTCAACGTGGTCTTCGTGCCTCTGCCGCGTGACCAGATGGGCACCGCGCTGATCGATGGCAAGGTCGACCTGGTCCTCGCCCAGGTCATCGTCCGGCCGGAGCTCCAGGCGATGGTCGATTTCTCGGATCCTGTCCGCACGAACGTCAGCGAAGTGGTCGTCGCCGGCCCGGGCGCGCCGGCGATCGCCACCGTCGACGATCTCTCCGGCAAGGAGATCTACGCGCGCCGCCTGAGCAGCGCCTGGAAGGCAGTCGAAGAGCTGAACGAGCAATTCGCGGCGAAGGGACTCCCTCCCGTCGTCCTCCGCGAGGTTCCAGGCAACCTCGAGGACGACGACCTGCTCGAGATGGCCAACGCGGGCATCATCCCGCTTGTGATCACCCACGACTACCTGGCGGAGTTCTGGCAGAAGGTCTTCACCCAGATCACCGTCCATGCGGCGGTTGCTGTGCGTACCGGCGCCACCATCGCGGTGCCGTTGCGGAAGAACAGCCCGAAACTGGCCGCCGAGCTGAACGCCTTCGTGGCCGGGAACGGCCTGGGCACGGCATTCGGCAACGTGATCGCGAAGCGCTACCTCGTCAACACGACGTTCGCAAAGTCGGCGACCTCCGAGGCCGAGCGCCAGAAGTTCCTGGAGCTGGCTCAGTTCTTCAAGAAGTACAGCGACCAGTACCAGATGGACTACATCCTCATGGCGGCGCAGGGCTATCAAGAGTCGCGGCTCGATCCAAACGCCAAGAGCCAGGTCGGCGCGATCGGCGTCATGCAGGTGATGCCGGCCACCGGCAAGGAGCTCGCGGTCGGCGACATCCGCGTGACCGAGAACAACATCCATGCCGGCGTCAAGTACATGCGGTTCATGATCGACCGCTACTACAAGGACGAACCGATGGACCAGCTGAACAAGGGGCTGTTCGCCTTCGCCTCCTACAACGCCGGGCCGGCCCGGGTCCGCCAACTGCGCCAGGAGGCGGGCAAACGCGGTCTCGACCCCAACGTCTGGTTCGGCAACGTCGAACAGATCGCTTCCGAGCGCATCGGCCGGGAGACGGTCACCTACGTCGCCAACATCTACAAGTACTACGTCGCCTACACGCTGATCCTGGAGGACCGCACGCGCCGGGAGGCGTCGAAGCGGGCGGTCGAGGCCCGATCGAAATAG
- a CDS encoding response regulator transcription factor has product MVERPTALVADDEPLLREALTLQLAKAWPELEVVAQARNGREALDLFEAEQPDVCFLDVHMPGMSGLDAANQIGRRAHLVFVTAYDHYAVQAFAEGALDYLLKPVEPERLAETVVRLKERLRAARPAVNTEELLAQLTTQLAGLQRAAAPTPLRWIRAQVRQTLRLIPVDEVDYFRSDAKYTMVAWRNEAGQPAEAVVRLALKELVTQLDPQQFVQVHRSVVVNLRSISHVARRDNDTAEIHLKGRREILPVSRSCLHLFHQM; this is encoded by the coding sequence ATGGTCGAGCGCCCGACGGCACTCGTCGCCGACGACGAGCCGCTGTTGCGCGAGGCCCTCACGCTGCAGCTGGCGAAGGCTTGGCCCGAGCTCGAGGTCGTCGCGCAGGCACGCAACGGCCGCGAGGCTCTCGACCTGTTCGAAGCAGAGCAGCCCGACGTCTGTTTCCTCGACGTCCACATGCCCGGCATGTCCGGCCTGGACGCGGCCAACCAGATCGGCCGGCGCGCGCACCTGGTATTCGTTACGGCGTATGACCACTATGCAGTCCAGGCCTTCGCGGAAGGTGCGCTCGACTACCTGCTGAAGCCGGTCGAGCCCGAGCGTCTCGCGGAAACCGTCGTTCGCCTCAAGGAGCGCCTGCGGGCCGCGCGGCCTGCGGTGAACACCGAGGAGCTGCTGGCGCAGCTCACGACGCAGCTCGCCGGATTGCAGCGCGCGGCAGCCCCCACTCCGCTGCGCTGGATTCGCGCGCAAGTGCGCCAGACCCTTCGCCTGATCCCGGTGGACGAGGTCGACTACTTTCGTTCCGACGCCAAATACACCATGGTGGCCTGGCGCAACGAGGCCGGGCAGCCTGCTGAAGCGGTCGTCCGGCTGGCGCTCAAGGAGCTCGTCACGCAGCTCGACCCGCAGCAGTTCGTCCAGGTCCATCGCTCCGTCGTCGTGAACCTGCGATCCATCAGCCATGTCGCGCGGCGCGACAACGACACGGCGGAGATCCACCTCAAGGGGCGCAGGGAGATCCTGCCCGTGAGCCGCAGCTGCCTGCACCTGTTTCATCAGATGTGA